The following proteins come from a genomic window of Musa acuminata AAA Group cultivar baxijiao chromosome BXJ1-7, Cavendish_Baxijiao_AAA, whole genome shotgun sequence:
- the LOC135679939 gene encoding WUSCHEL-related homeobox 9-like: MGEGERAAESGGFSATRAGAKCGRWNPTAEQVKVLTDLFRSGLRTPSTDQIQMISAHLSAFGKIESKNVFYWFQNHKARERHHKKRRRGPRDEEDDDGDHQKARSRCLASCTKGKQDLFWQRQERETETLELFPLKSCSSDEEKVMSMRSELWGRPFLDAARDPPLDLRLSFI, translated from the exons ATGGGCGAGGGAGAGCGGGCGGCGGAGTCGGGCGGGTTTAGCGCGACGAGGGCCGGCGCCAAGTGCGGCCGCTGGAACCCGACGGCCGAGCAAGTGAAGGTGCTGACGGATCTGTTCCGGTCCGGGCTCCGGACGCCGAGCACCGACCAGATCCAGATGATCTCCGCCCATCTCAGCGCCTTCGGCAAGATCGAGAGCAAGAACGTGTTCTACTGGTTCCAGAACCACAAGGCCCGCGAGCGCCACCACAAGAAGCGCCGCCGTGGCCCCCGAGACGAAGAAGACGACGACGGAGACCACCAGAAAGCAAGAAGCAGATGCTTAGCCA GCTGTACGAAGGGGAAGCAGGACTTGTTCTGGCAGCGGCAGGAGAGAGAGACCGAGACGCTGGAGCTGTTCCCTCTGAAGTCTTGCAGCTCTGACGAGGAGAAGGTGATGTCGATGAGGAGCGAGCTGTGGGGAAGACCATTCTTGGACGCCGCAAGAGACCCGCCGTTGGATCTGCGCTTGAGCTTTATATAG
- the LOC103991689 gene encoding uncharacterized protein LOC103991689 isoform X1, whose amino-acid sequence MGKASKDKRDIYYRKAKEEGWRARSAFKLLQIDEEFNIFEGVKRVVDLCAAPGSWSQVLSRRLYLPAKSSPDCRDSDLPLIVAIDLQPMAPIDGVIQVQGDITNARTAEVVIRHFDGCKADLVVCDGAPDVTGLHDMDEFVQSQLILAALTIVTHVLRVGGKFIAKIFRGKDTSLLYCQLKLFFSHVTFAKPKSSRNSSIEAFAVCENYSPPEGFSEKDLYHLLEKIGSPSGVEDLDCRSGWLEGPNKVYIPFLACGDLNGYDSDRSYPLPHSSEGGCYKSLDPVQPPIAPPYKTALELKKAANHGILEIDKLSLNSDE is encoded by the exons ATGGGAAAAGCTTCCAAGGACAAAAGG GATATCTACTACCGTAAGGCAAAGGAGGAGGGATGGCGCGCGCGGAGTGCTTTCAAGCTCCTTCAGATCGACGAGGAGTTCAACATCTTTGAAG GAGTAAAACGCGTAGTTGATCTGTGTGCAGCTCCTGGCAGCTGGAGTCAG GTCTTGAGTCGAAGATTGTATCTTCCAGCAAAATCGTCACCAGATTGCAG GGACAGTGATCTTCCACTTATTGTTGCAATTGATTTACAGCCTATGGCTCCTATAGATGGTGTTATTCAAGTTCAGGGTGATATCACTAATGCTCGAACTGCTGAAGTG GTAATCAGACATTTTGATGGTTGCAAGGCAGACTTGGTTGTCTGTGATGGTGCTCCGGATG TTACTGGTCTTCATGATATGGATGAATTTGTTCAGTCTCAACTTATATTGGCA GCACTAACAATCGTTACTCATGTACTTCGAGTTGGTGGAAAATTCATTGCAAAGATATTTCGGGGTAAAGATACAAGTCTTCTCTATTGCCAA ctgaaattatttttttctcatgttaCCTTTGCAAAGCCAAAAAGTAGCCGTAACTCAAGTATAG AGGCATTTGCAGTTTGTGAGAACTATTCACCTCCTGAAGGATTCAGTGAGAAAGATTTGTATCATCTTTTGGAAAAAATTGGCAGTCCTTCTGGTGTTGAAGATTTAG ACTGCCGAAGTGGGTGGTTGGAGGGGCCAAACAAGGTTTATATTCCATTTTTGGCGTGTGGTGACCTCAATGGGTATGATTCTGATCGATCATACCCGCTTCCACATTCTTCAGAGGGTGGGTGTTACAAGAGTTTGGATCCCGTACAGCCTCCCATTGCTCCTCCGTATAAAACTGCACTAGAACTCAAGAAAGCTGCCAATCATGGGATTCTAGAAATTGACAAGCTCTCTCTCAACTCCGATGAGTAA
- the LOC135678829 gene encoding transcription factor bHLH149-like — protein sequence MISPSSSSASSSRKKKMKRAETKWRTAAQERIYRRRLLEALRATASGAGPRAVKEAADSALALTARGKSQWSRAILLGRCRPRRKLLLKAGGKVRRGRRRPRLAAPVPVAAAAPAGKKVRDRLRVLGRLVPGCRQLSAPSLLEEAADYVAALEMQVKAMRALADALSAASLNAAAAGEAESRVV from the coding sequence ATgatctctccctcttcttcctcggcATCATCAtctaggaagaagaagatgaagcgaGCGGAAACCAAGTGGCGGACCGCCGCGCAGGAGCGGATCTACCGCCGACGCCTCCTCGAAGCCCTTCGCGCCACCGCCTCGGGGGCAGGGCCGCGGGCCGTCAAGGAGGCGGCTGACTCGGCCCTCGCCCTCACCGCCCGGGGCAAGTCCCAGTGGAGCCGGGCCATCCTCCTCGGCCGCTGCCGCCCTCGCCGCAAGCTCCTCCTCAAGGCCGGCGGCAAGGTCCGCCGCGGCCGCCGACGGCCGAGGCTAGCGGCTCCGGTGCCGGTTGCGGCTGCGGCTCCGGCGGGGAAGAAGGTGAGGGACCGTCTGCGGGTGCTGGGCCGGCTTGTGCCCGGGTGCCGGCAGCTGTCGGCGCCGAGCCTTCTGGAGGAGGCGGCCGACTACGTTGCGGCGCTGGAGATGCAAGTGAAGGCGATGAGGGCGCTCGCGGACGCGCTCTCGGCGGCGTCGCTGAACGCTGCGGCCGCGGGTGAGGCGGAAAGCCGCGTGGTTTGA
- the LOC135678831 gene encoding glycosylinositol phosphorylceramide mannosyl transferase 1-like isoform X2 — MKGGGGGGFRLFFFSSGNSRRIPLRLRQLPAGSSFKIKLLLFWRGYTIVMNTWKRNDLLKESVVHYASCVGVESIRIVWSEPDRPSDSLRHALREAAQLNCKSCNGIELKFDINEEDSLNNRFKEIMDIKTDAIFSIDDDVLFPCTSVELAFSVWQSAPTAMVGFVPRMHWPDKMKENKERYRYGGWWSVWWTGTYSMVLSKAAFFHKKYLHLYTNHMPVSIRHYVTEHRNCEDIAMSFLVANVTGAPPIWVQGRIFEIGSSGISSMGGHSERRSQCLDLFAETYGHMPLVATSTKVIDSRHSWFW; from the exons ATgaaaggaggaggcggaggagggtttcgcctcttcttcttctcctccggaAACAGCCGGAGGATACCTCTCAGACTCCGTCAGCTCCCCGCCGGATCCTCCTTCAAGATCAAACTCCTCCTGTTCTG GAGAGGGTACACTATAGTGATGAACACATGGAAGAGAAATGACCTTCTAAAGGAATCTGTCGTTCATTATGCTTCTTGCGTTGGTGTCGAGTCTATTCGCATCGTATGGAGCGAGCCCGATCGACCTTCAGATTCCCTACGTCATGCTTTACGGGAAGCCGCACAACTAAATTGTAAAAGCTGCAATGGTATTGAACTAAAATTCGACATAAATGAAGAAGACAGTCTAAACAACAGATTCAAAGAAATCATGGATATAAAGACAGATGCTATCTTTTCGATTGATGATGATGTTCTATTTCCCTGCACATCTGTAGAGTTGGCTTTCAGTGTGTGGCAAAGTGCCCCTACCGCAATGGTAGGGTTTGTACCTCGCATGCATTGGCCGGATAAAATG AAAGAAAACAAGGAACGTTACAGGTATGGAGGGTGGTGGTCTGTTTGGTGGACGGGCACTTACAGTATGGTGCTCTCCAAGGCAGCATTTTTCCACAAGAAGTATCTTCATCTCTATACAAATCACATGCCTGTATCTATCCGTCATTACGTAACCGAGCACAG GAATTGTGAAGATATTGCGATGTCGTTCCTCGTTGCAAACGTAACAGGTGCTCCTCCAATATGGGTGCAAG GCAGGATATTTGAGATAGGATCAAGTGGCATCAGTAGTATGGGAGGTCACAGTGAACGAAGGTCTCAATGCCTCGATTTGTTTGCTGAAACTTACGGTCATATGCCTCTGGTGGCAACTAGTACGAAGGTCATAGATAGTCGACACAGTTGGTtttggtga
- the LOC135678830 gene encoding uncharacterized protein LOC135678830 — protein MKATLRPPSSTPFLTCSSQLGNRPFPIHSLLPLPWPSPSPLFSHSNDEMTTARSYFSNLLSLFVLLFLHLGCFFFPCNNNAEEQPPPPKRRKVSPSSPSFPVSSIPDAKPLKSFSIRSYLSCILSFRRPRGKDQEPQLHPPGDAPVCPSSPLQSIPLSPDARAGGTQSGGDGKEHVFSGSTAKHDSFASRNDVYPCAACGEVLSKHQLLELHQATKHSLSELCEADSGYNIVRIIFQSEWKGKSPIVHRVLKIHNTTRTLAWYEEYRDAVRSRAARYAARNGGGDERCIADGNERLRFYCTTSLCSSDAGRGGDVAPAGVCGSPYCCACAIVRHGFAGKHADLDGIATHATSWGAHGALPQDLEREFAFLGARRAMLVCRVVAGRVAHGHGGGAAEGDEEEEEGKGAGFDSVVPTGLGGGGGPHDNGVGENELLVFSPRALLPCFVIMYTT, from the coding sequence ATGAAGGCAACACTCCGGCCACCGTCCTCCACACCCTTTCTTACTTGTAGCTCGCAGCTTGGCAATAGACCTTTCCCCATCCATAGCCTGCTTCCTCTTCCATGGCCGTCTCCCTCTCCCCTCTTCTCTCATTCCAATGACGAAATGACGACTGCAAGATCCTACTTCAGCAACTTGCTTTCCCTCttcgtcctcctcttcctccacctggGCTGCTTTTTCTTCCCCTGCAACAACAACGCAGAGGAACAACCTCCGCCGCCCAAGAGgaggaaggtctccccttcctccCCCTCCTTTCCGGTTTCCTCCATCCCCGATGCGAAGCCCCTCAAATCCTTCTCCATCCGATCCTATCTCAGCTGCATCCTCTCCTTCCGCAGACCTCGAGGTAAGGATCAAGAACCGCAGCTGCACCCGCCCGGCGATGCACCCGTTTGCCCTTCCAGCCCTCTCCAATCGATCCCCTTGTCGCCTGATGCCAGAGCCGGCGGCACGCAATCCGGTGGGGATGGGAAGGAACATGTCTTCTCCGGGTCCACCGCCAAGCACGACTCGTTCGCCTCCAGAAACGACGTCTATCCGTGCGCGGCATGCGGTGAGGTGCTGAGCAAGCATCAGCTCCTCGAGCTTCACCAGGCCACGAAGCACTCCCTCTCCGAGCTCTGCGAGGCCGACTCGGGCTACAACATCGTCCGCATCATCTTCCAGTCGGAGTGGAAGGGGAAGTCGCCCATCGTCCACCGGGTCCTGAAGATCCACAACACGACCCGCACCCTCGCGTGGTACGAGGAGTACCGCGATGCAGTTCGGTCGAGAGCGGCACGTTACGCGGCGAGGAACGGCGGCGGCGACGAGCGCTGCATCGCGGACGGGAACGAGCGGCTGAGGTTCTACTGTACCACGAGCCTCTGCTCGTCGGACGCGGGGCGGGGCGGGGACGTGGCGCCGGCGGGCGTGTGCGGGAGCCCGTACTGCTGCGCTTGCGCCATCGTGAGGCACGGGTTCGCGGGGAAGCACGCGGACCTGGATGGGATCGCGACGCACGCCACCAGCTGGGGCGCGCACGGCGCGTTGCCGCAGGACCTGGAGCGCGAGTTCGCCTTCCTGGGCGCGCGGCGGGCGATGCTGGTGTGCCGCGTCGTGGCCGGGCGTGTGGCCCACGGGCACGGCGGCGGGGCAGCGGAAGGggatgaagaggaggaggaggggaagggggCGGGGTTCGACTCGGTGGTGCCGACGGGGCTGGGCGGCGGCGGAGGGCCCCACGACAACGGTGTCGGTGAGAATGAGCTGTTGGTGTTCAGCCCGAGGGCGCTACTGCCGTGCTTCGTCATCATGTACACCACATGA
- the LOC103991689 gene encoding uncharacterized protein LOC103991689 isoform X2 — MGKASKDKRDIYYRKAKEEGWRARSAFKLLQIDEEFNIFEGVKRVVDLCAAPGSWSQVLSRRLYLPAKSSPDCRDSDLPLIVAIDLQPMAPIDGVIQVQGDITNARTAEVVIRHFDGCKADLVVCDGAPDVTGLHDMDEFVQSQLILAALTIVTHVLRVGGKFIAKIFRGKDTSLLYCQLKLFFSHVTFAKPKSSRNSSIEAFAVCENYSPPEGFSEKDLYHLLEKIGSPSGVEDLDLELETRNSTPDGGSLTVEKKSTQQNRF; from the exons ATGGGAAAAGCTTCCAAGGACAAAAGG GATATCTACTACCGTAAGGCAAAGGAGGAGGGATGGCGCGCGCGGAGTGCTTTCAAGCTCCTTCAGATCGACGAGGAGTTCAACATCTTTGAAG GAGTAAAACGCGTAGTTGATCTGTGTGCAGCTCCTGGCAGCTGGAGTCAG GTCTTGAGTCGAAGATTGTATCTTCCAGCAAAATCGTCACCAGATTGCAG GGACAGTGATCTTCCACTTATTGTTGCAATTGATTTACAGCCTATGGCTCCTATAGATGGTGTTATTCAAGTTCAGGGTGATATCACTAATGCTCGAACTGCTGAAGTG GTAATCAGACATTTTGATGGTTGCAAGGCAGACTTGGTTGTCTGTGATGGTGCTCCGGATG TTACTGGTCTTCATGATATGGATGAATTTGTTCAGTCTCAACTTATATTGGCA GCACTAACAATCGTTACTCATGTACTTCGAGTTGGTGGAAAATTCATTGCAAAGATATTTCGGGGTAAAGATACAAGTCTTCTCTATTGCCAA ctgaaattatttttttctcatgttaCCTTTGCAAAGCCAAAAAGTAGCCGTAACTCAAGTATAG AGGCATTTGCAGTTTGTGAGAACTATTCACCTCCTGAAGGATTCAGTGAGAAAGATTTGTATCATCTTTTGGAAAAAATTGGCAGTCCTTCTGGTGTTGAAGATTTAG ATCTCGAACTGGAAACACGGAATTCAACACCAGATGGGGGAAGCCTGACAGTCGAAAAAAAGTCAACACAGCAGAACCGTTTCTAG
- the LOC135678831 gene encoding glycosylinositol phosphorylceramide mannosyl transferase 1-like isoform X1 — protein sequence MKGGGGGGFRLFFFSSGNSRRIPLRLRQLPAGSSFKIKLLLFWCVAFALLLVLILLLLLCCRPSMYSGSSPPPGRGYTIVMNTWKRNDLLKESVVHYASCVGVESIRIVWSEPDRPSDSLRHALREAAQLNCKSCNGIELKFDINEEDSLNNRFKEIMDIKTDAIFSIDDDVLFPCTSVELAFSVWQSAPTAMVGFVPRMHWPDKMKENKERYRYGGWWSVWWTGTYSMVLSKAAFFHKKYLHLYTNHMPVSIRHYVTEHRNCEDIAMSFLVANVTGAPPIWVQGRIFEIGSSGISSMGGHSERRSQCLDLFAETYGHMPLVATSTKVIDSRHSWFW from the exons ATgaaaggaggaggcggaggagggtttcgcctcttcttcttctcctccggaAACAGCCGGAGGATACCTCTCAGACTCCGTCAGCTCCCCGCCGGATCCTCCTTCAAGATCAAACTCCTCCTGTTCTGGTGCGTCGCCTTCGCCCTTCTGCTCgttctcatcctcctcctcctcctctgctgccGCCCCTCGATGTATTCCGGATCGTCGCCTCCTCCCGG GAGAGGGTACACTATAGTGATGAACACATGGAAGAGAAATGACCTTCTAAAGGAATCTGTCGTTCATTATGCTTCTTGCGTTGGTGTCGAGTCTATTCGCATCGTATGGAGCGAGCCCGATCGACCTTCAGATTCCCTACGTCATGCTTTACGGGAAGCCGCACAACTAAATTGTAAAAGCTGCAATGGTATTGAACTAAAATTCGACATAAATGAAGAAGACAGTCTAAACAACAGATTCAAAGAAATCATGGATATAAAGACAGATGCTATCTTTTCGATTGATGATGATGTTCTATTTCCCTGCACATCTGTAGAGTTGGCTTTCAGTGTGTGGCAAAGTGCCCCTACCGCAATGGTAGGGTTTGTACCTCGCATGCATTGGCCGGATAAAATG AAAGAAAACAAGGAACGTTACAGGTATGGAGGGTGGTGGTCTGTTTGGTGGACGGGCACTTACAGTATGGTGCTCTCCAAGGCAGCATTTTTCCACAAGAAGTATCTTCATCTCTATACAAATCACATGCCTGTATCTATCCGTCATTACGTAACCGAGCACAG GAATTGTGAAGATATTGCGATGTCGTTCCTCGTTGCAAACGTAACAGGTGCTCCTCCAATATGGGTGCAAG GCAGGATATTTGAGATAGGATCAAGTGGCATCAGTAGTATGGGAGGTCACAGTGAACGAAGGTCTCAATGCCTCGATTTGTTTGCTGAAACTTACGGTCATATGCCTCTGGTGGCAACTAGTACGAAGGTCATAGATAGTCGACACAGTTGGTtttggtga
- the LOC103991688 gene encoding protein ENDOPLASMIC RETICULUM-ARRESTED PEN3: protein MEGRDSSHVTLASQPNARVVLDVGGKLFETTVATLQSGGPDSLLAALCLRANPDSDEEPSPVFIDRDPEIFSTLLSLLRSGRLPSSVLSRFSNQDLLGEALYYGVEARLRSALSPPPLVGFDATLVATLRPASDAFPTALSAGSEDGSVWIAHGGQISAYDWSLADTGTVRTHLDEITALQRVWPEVAAAGSLDSPGLHFYDVSGGRHVGSVHWSDPGDHRVYKARVTAIAAGWSGPDDPVYAAFECPHPENCILAVDPATLLPTAAIGRQSGSAAKAAAPGRLVHVRERGLVFAAAVSAGAFGYAGYMRLWDPRSGEAVWETNEPGAGSSSRRFGDSFADADVDREGSAIYKVCWRSGDVAVADMRRLGEDPWVYLEERSAAAGMRSAGEGANSVLRCYKNQVFVGREAGLEVWSQIMDKEGGRRRSERETEAAVCENAFRRIFVDKEEDARRGLIKAMEGGGDRLFLSREGVEGVEVWESSDLSRAISLV, encoded by the coding sequence ATGGAAGGAAGGGATTCCAGTCATGTCACCCTGGCCTCGCAACCGAACGCTCGCGTCGTCCTCGACGTCGGCGGCAAGCTCTTCGAGACCACCGTGGCCACTCTCCAATCCGGCGGGCCCGACTCCCTTCTCGCGGCCCTCTGCCTCCGCGCCAACCCTGACTCCGATGAAGAACCCTCACCCGTTTTCATCGACCGAGATCCCGAGATATTCTCcaccctcctctccctcctccgcTCCGGTCGCCTCCCCTCCTCTGTCCTCAGCCGCTTCTCCAACCAGGACCTCCTCGGAGAGGCCCTCTACTACGGCGTCGAGGCCCGCCTCCGGTCGGCTCTGTCCCCGCCGCCACTGGTCGGTTTCGATGCCACCCTGGTCGCCACCCTCCGCCCCGCATCCGACGCCTTCCCCACCGCACTGTCCGCAGGATCCGAGGACGGATCCGTCTGGATCGCCCATGGCGGCCAGATCTCCGCCTACGACTGGAGCCTCGCCGACACCGGGACCGTGCGGACGCATCTGGACGAGATCACGGCCCTCCAGCGCGTGTGGCCAGAGGTCGCCGCGGCCGGCTCGCTGGACTCCCCAGGTCTCCACTTCTACGACGTCTCCGGCGGTCGCCATGTAGGATCCGTCCACTGGTCCGACCCGGGCGATCACCGGGTGTACAAGGCCAGGGTGACCGCGATCGCTGCCGGGTGGTCCGGCCCCGACGACCCGGTGTACGCGGCGTTCGAGTGCCCTCACCCGGAGAACTGCATCCTAGCGGTCGATCCGGCGACGCTGCTACCGACGGCGGCGATCGGGCGGCAGAGTGGGAGCgcagcgaaggcggcggcgccgggGCGGCTGGTGCACGTGCGAGAGCGGGGGCTGGTCTTCGCGGCGGCCGTGAGCGCGGGAGCGTTCGGGTACGCCGGCTACATGCGGCTCTGGGACCCGCGGTCCGGGGAGGCGGTGTGGGAGACGAACGAGCCCGGAGCGGGGAGCAGCAGCCGGCGGTTCGGGGACTCGTTCGCGGACGCCGACGTGGACCGGGAGGGCTCGGCCATCTACAAGGTTTGCTGGCGGTCGGGGGACGTGGCAGTAGCGGACATGCGGCGGCTGGGGGAGGACCCTTGGGTGTACCTGGAGGAGCGGAGCGCCGCCGCCGGGATGAGGAGCGCCGGGGAAGGGGCCAACAGCGTGCTCCGCTGCTACAAGAACCAGGTGTTCGTGGGCAGGGAAGCGGGACTGGAGGTGTGGTCGCAGATAATGGATAAAGAAGGAGGACGACGACGGAGCGAACGGGAGACGGAGGCAGCTGTTTGCGAGAATGCGTTCCGCAGGATCTTTGTGGACAAGGAGGAAGACGCGAGGCGAGGGCTCATCAAAGCGATGGAAGGAGGTGGGGATCGTCTTTTCCTGAGCAGGGAAGGGGTGGAAGGTGTCGAGGTGTGGGAGAGCTCCGATCTTTCCAGGGCCATCTCTCTCGTGTAG